In Paramormyrops kingsleyae isolate MSU_618 chromosome 5, PKINGS_0.4, whole genome shotgun sequence, one DNA window encodes the following:
- the LOC111845172 gene encoding kelch-like protein 10 → MDVPSTSEKMQRYNRKGDMMSPTFAIFNQLRLAGKHCDVILQTDGIDFKAHKIILCGVSTYFQALFSSGWTVPEECRYKIPGISPEIMSLILEYAYTYSVLITVNNVESLLEAADHFNIVSLVEGCSDFLEGQLCLENCIGICNIASVYCCAELHQTAYQFLLQNFTEVARTSMEFLELSLSQLCEMLEKDELNVRQEDVVFDAILRWIMYDPANRKAHIAVLLSKVRLAQMEAECFMRIVQNNELVRNSEECKPIIVSTIEAMYDLDVNAPQYSVFENPLTRPRLPSDILLTIGGWSDTPTNKMEAYDTRADRWVEVSEEGLDPRAFHGTAYLNGFVYCVGGYDGRSTLNSVCKFDPVTRTWHQVAPMHSRRCYVSVAVLDGFIYAMGGFDGIGRLNTVERYDPESNRWTLIQPMSESRSHACATTLHGKVYICGGYNGIQCLSTAECYDPRTKRWTPITPMRVPRCGVGVIAYNDKIYAVGGSDRSSCLRSVEAYDPLTNRWCAVAPMFNPRQGFGIEVLDDLMFVVGGFNGLEITCKVECYDEKTGSWYRAQDMAISRSALSCCIVPALPSIIEYAAPREPLVVAQHITPSTTNNLPNG, encoded by the exons ATGGACGTGCCATCCACTTCTGAAAAAATGCAAAGATATAACAGGAAGGGGGACATGATGTCCCCTACCTTTGCTATTTTCAATCAGCTGCGGCTGGCAGGAAAACACTGTGACGTGATCCTTCAGACCGATGGCATTGATTTCAAAGCCCACAAAATAATTCTGTGTGGTGTCAGCACCTATTTCCA AGCTCTGTTCTCCAGTGGCTGGACTGTCCCAGAAGAGTGCAGGTACAAAATCCCAGGGATTTCTCCAGAGATAATGAGCTTGATCCTGGAGTATGCCTACACGTACTCTGTGCTCATCACGGTCAACAACGTCGAGAGTCTGCTGGAGGCTGCTGACCATTTCAACATCGTCAGCCTCGTGGAGGGCTGCAGCGACTTTCTGGAGGGCCAACTCTGCCTGGAGAACTGCATTGGCATTTGTAATATTGCCAGTGTCTACTGCTGTGCTGAGCTGCATCAGACCGCCTACCAGTTCCTCCTGCAAAACTTCACGGAGGTCGCCAGGACCTCAATGGAATTCCTGGAGCTCAGCCTTTCCCAGCTCTGTGAGATGCTGGAAAAGGATGAGCTTAACGTGAGGCAGGAGGATGTGGTCTTCGATGCCATCCTTCGCTGGATCATGTATGATCCTGCCAACCGCAAGGCACATATTGCTGTGTTATTGTCCAAG GTGCGGTTGGCTCAGATGGAGGCAGAATGCTTTATGAGGATTGTGCAGAATAATGAGCTTGTGAGGAACAGTGAGGAGTGCAAGCCCATTATTGTCAGCACCATTGAGGCCATGTATGACCTCGATGTGAATGCTCCTCAGTATTCTGTCTTCGAAAACCCTCTGACCCGCCCACGTCTCCCGTCTGATATCTTGTTGACCATTGGTGGCTGGAGTGACACCCCGACCAACAAGATGGAAGCCTATGACACCCGGGCCGATCGCTGGGTAGAAGTGTCAGAGGAGGGGCTGGACCCCCGGGCCTTCCATGGCACCGCTTACCTGAACGGCTTCGTGTACTGTGTCGGGGGCTATGACGGGAGATCCACCTTGAACAGCGTGTGCAAGTTCGACCCTGTCACACGGACTTGGCACCAGGTGGCCCCCATGCACTCGCGCCGCTGTTACGTCAGCGTGGCCGTGCTCGACGGCTTCATCTACGCCATGGGCGGCTTTGATGGCATCGGGCGCCTGAACACAGTGGAGCGGTACGACCCTGAATCCAACAGATGGACCCTTATCCAACCCATGAGTGAATCACGAAGTCATGCCTGTGCCACCACACTTCATGGGAAG GTGTACATCTGTGGGGGCTACAATGGGATTCAGTGTCTGTCTACCGCTGAGTGCTATGACCCACGGACCAAACGCTGGACCCCTATCACTCCAATGAGAGTTCCCCGATGTGGTGTTGGAGTCATAGCATACAATGATAAAATCTACGCG GTTGGCGGTTCTGATAGGTCCAGTTGCTTGCGGAGTGTGGAGGCCTATGACCCGTTGACAAACCGCTGGTGTGCTGTGGCCCCCATGTTCAACCCGCGCCAAGGTTTTGGCATCGAGGTGCTGGATGACCTTATGTTCGTGGTGGGTGGTTTCAATGGGCTCGAAATCACCTGTAAAGTGGAGTGCTATGATGAGAAGACAGGCAGCTGGTACCGCGCCCAGGATATGGCCATATCCCGCAGTGCCCTCAGCTGCTGCATAGTGCCTGCACTCCCCAGCATCATAGAGTATGCTGCCCCACGTGAGCCCCTGGTGGTCGCCCAGCATATAACACCATCCACCACCAACAACCTGCCCAATGGGTAA
- the LOC140590898 gene encoding kelch-like protein 10 isoform X1, with protein MDVPSTSEKMQRYNRKGDMMSPTFAIFNQLRLAGKHCDVILQTDGIDFKAHKIILCGVSTYFQALFSSGWTVPEGCRYKIPGISPEIMSLILEYAYTYSVLITVNNVESLLEAADHFSILSLVEGCSDFLEGQLCLENCIGICNIASVYCCAELHQTAYQFLLQNFTEVARTSMEFLELSLSQLCEILEKDELNVRQEDVVFDAILRWIMYDPANRKAHIAVLLSKVRLAQMEAEYFMRIVQNNELVRNSEECKPIIVSTIEAMYDLDVNAPQYSVFENPLTRPRLPSDILLTIGGWSDTPTNKMEAYDTRADRWVEVSQEGLDPRAFHGTAYLNGFVYCVGGCDGRSTLNSVCKFDPVTRTWHQVAPMHSRRCYVSVAVLDGFIYAMGGFDGIGRLNTVERYDPESNRWTLIEPMSESRSDACATTLHGKVYICGGYNGIQCLSTAECYDPRTKRWTPITPMRVPRCGVGVIAHNDKIYAVGGSDRSSCLQSVEAYDPLTNRWCAVAPMFNPRQGFGIEVVDDLMFVVGGFNGLEITCKVECYDEKTGSWYRAQDMAISRSALSCCIVPALPSIIEYAAPREPLVVAQHITPSTTNNLPNG; from the exons ATGGACGTGCCATCCACTTCTGAAAAAATGCAAAGATATAACAGGAAGGGGGACATGATGTCCCCTACCTTTGCTATTTTCAATCAGCTGCGGCTGGCAGGAAAACACTGTGACGTGATCCTTCAGACCGATGGCATTGATTTCAAAGCCCACAAAATAATTCTGTGTGGTGTCAGCACCTATTTCCA AGCTCTGTTCTCCAGTGGCTGGACTGTCCCAGAAGGGTGCAGGTACAAAATCCCAGGGATTTCTCCAGAGATAATGAGCTTGATCCTGGAGTATGCCTACACGTACTCTGTGCTCATCACGGTCAACAACGTTGAGAGTCTGCTGGAGGCTGCTGACCATTTCAGCATCCTCAGCCTCGTGGAGGGCTGCAGCGACTTTCTGGAGGGCCAGCTCTGCCTGGAGAACTGCATTGGCATTTGTAATATTGCCAGTGTCTACTGCTGTGCTGAGCTGCATCAGACCGCCTACCAGTTCCTCCTGCAAAACTTCACGGAGGTCGCCAGGACCTCAATGGAATTCCTGGAGCTCAGCCTTTCCCAGCTCTGTGAGATCCTGGAAAAGGATGAGCTTAACGTGAGGCAGGAGGATGTGGTCTTCGATGCCATCCTTCGCTGGATCATGTATGATCCTGCCAACCGCAAGGCACATATTGCTGTGCTATTGTCCAAG GTGCGGTTGGCTCAGATGGAGGCAGAATACTTTATGAGGATTGTGCAGAATAATGAGCTTGTGAGGAACAGTGAGGAGTGCAAGCCCATTATTGTCAGCACCATTGAGGCCATGTATGACCTTGATGTGAATGCTCCTCAGTATTCTGTCTTCGAAAACCCTCTGACCCGCCCACGTCTCCCGTCTGATATCTTGTTGACCATTGGTGGCTGGAGTGACACCCCGACCAACAAGATGGAAGCCTATGATACCCGGGCCGATCGCTGGGTGGAAGTGTCACAGGAGGGGCTGGACCCCCGGGCCTTCCATGGCACCGCGTACCTGAACGGCTTCGTGTACTGTGTCGGGGGCTGTGACGGGAGATCCACTTTAAACAGCGTGTGCAAGTTCGACCCTGTCACAAGGACTTGGCACCAGGTGGCCCCCATGCACTCGCGCCGCTGTTACGTCAGCGTGGCCGTGCTCGACGGCTTCATCTACGCCATGGGCGGCTTTGATGGCATCGGGCGCCTGAACACAGTGGAGCGGTACGACCCTGAATCCAACAGATGGACCCTTATCGAACCCATGAGTGAATCACGAAGTGATGCTTGTGCCACCACACTTCATGGGAAG GTGTACATCTGTGGGGGCTATAATGGGATTCAGTGTCTGTCTACCGCTGAGTGCTATGACCCACGGACCAAACGCTGGACCCCTATAACTCCAATGAGAGTTCCCCGATGTGGTGTTGGAGTCATagcacacaatgacaaaatctACGCG GTTGGCGGTTCTGATAGGTCCAGTTGCTTGCAGAGTGTGGAGGCCTATGACCCGTTGACAAACCGCTGGTGTGCTGTGGCCCCCATGTTCAACCCGCGCCAAGGTTTTGGCATCGAGGTGGTGGATGACCTTATGTTCGTGGTGGGTGGTTTCAATGGGCTCGAAATCACCTGTAAAGTGGAGTGCTATGATGAGAAGACAGGCAGCTGGTACCGCGCCCAGGATATGGCCATATCCCGCAGTGCCCTCAGCTGCTGCATAGTGCCTGCACTCCCCAGCATCATAGAGTATGCTGCCCCACGTGAGCCCCTGGTGGTCGCCCAGCATATAACACCATCCACCACCAACAACCTGCCCAATGGGTAA
- the LOC140590898 gene encoding kelch-like protein 10 isoform X2: protein MSLILEYAYTYSVLITVNNVESLLEAADHFSILSLVEGCSDFLEGQLCLENCIGICNIASVYCCAELHQTAYQFLLQNFTEVARTSMEFLELSLSQLCEILEKDELNVRQEDVVFDAILRWIMYDPANRKAHIAVLLSKVRLAQMEAEYFMRIVQNNELVRNSEECKPIIVSTIEAMYDLDVNAPQYSVFENPLTRPRLPSDILLTIGGWSDTPTNKMEAYDTRADRWVEVSQEGLDPRAFHGTAYLNGFVYCVGGCDGRSTLNSVCKFDPVTRTWHQVAPMHSRRCYVSVAVLDGFIYAMGGFDGIGRLNTVERYDPESNRWTLIEPMSESRSDACATTLHGKVYICGGYNGIQCLSTAECYDPRTKRWTPITPMRVPRCGVGVIAHNDKIYAVGGSDRSSCLQSVEAYDPLTNRWCAVAPMFNPRQGFGIEVVDDLMFVVGGFNGLEITCKVECYDEKTGSWYRAQDMAISRSALSCCIVPALPSIIEYAAPREPLVVAQHITPSTTNNLPNG from the exons ATGAGCTTGATCCTGGAGTATGCCTACACGTACTCTGTGCTCATCACGGTCAACAACGTTGAGAGTCTGCTGGAGGCTGCTGACCATTTCAGCATCCTCAGCCTCGTGGAGGGCTGCAGCGACTTTCTGGAGGGCCAGCTCTGCCTGGAGAACTGCATTGGCATTTGTAATATTGCCAGTGTCTACTGCTGTGCTGAGCTGCATCAGACCGCCTACCAGTTCCTCCTGCAAAACTTCACGGAGGTCGCCAGGACCTCAATGGAATTCCTGGAGCTCAGCCTTTCCCAGCTCTGTGAGATCCTGGAAAAGGATGAGCTTAACGTGAGGCAGGAGGATGTGGTCTTCGATGCCATCCTTCGCTGGATCATGTATGATCCTGCCAACCGCAAGGCACATATTGCTGTGCTATTGTCCAAG GTGCGGTTGGCTCAGATGGAGGCAGAATACTTTATGAGGATTGTGCAGAATAATGAGCTTGTGAGGAACAGTGAGGAGTGCAAGCCCATTATTGTCAGCACCATTGAGGCCATGTATGACCTTGATGTGAATGCTCCTCAGTATTCTGTCTTCGAAAACCCTCTGACCCGCCCACGTCTCCCGTCTGATATCTTGTTGACCATTGGTGGCTGGAGTGACACCCCGACCAACAAGATGGAAGCCTATGATACCCGGGCCGATCGCTGGGTGGAAGTGTCACAGGAGGGGCTGGACCCCCGGGCCTTCCATGGCACCGCGTACCTGAACGGCTTCGTGTACTGTGTCGGGGGCTGTGACGGGAGATCCACTTTAAACAGCGTGTGCAAGTTCGACCCTGTCACAAGGACTTGGCACCAGGTGGCCCCCATGCACTCGCGCCGCTGTTACGTCAGCGTGGCCGTGCTCGACGGCTTCATCTACGCCATGGGCGGCTTTGATGGCATCGGGCGCCTGAACACAGTGGAGCGGTACGACCCTGAATCCAACAGATGGACCCTTATCGAACCCATGAGTGAATCACGAAGTGATGCTTGTGCCACCACACTTCATGGGAAG GTGTACATCTGTGGGGGCTATAATGGGATTCAGTGTCTGTCTACCGCTGAGTGCTATGACCCACGGACCAAACGCTGGACCCCTATAACTCCAATGAGAGTTCCCCGATGTGGTGTTGGAGTCATagcacacaatgacaaaatctACGCG GTTGGCGGTTCTGATAGGTCCAGTTGCTTGCAGAGTGTGGAGGCCTATGACCCGTTGACAAACCGCTGGTGTGCTGTGGCCCCCATGTTCAACCCGCGCCAAGGTTTTGGCATCGAGGTGGTGGATGACCTTATGTTCGTGGTGGGTGGTTTCAATGGGCTCGAAATCACCTGTAAAGTGGAGTGCTATGATGAGAAGACAGGCAGCTGGTACCGCGCCCAGGATATGGCCATATCCCGCAGTGCCCTCAGCTGCTGCATAGTGCCTGCACTCCCCAGCATCATAGAGTATGCTGCCCCACGTGAGCCCCTGGTGGTCGCCCAGCATATAACACCATCCACCACCAACAACCTGCCCAATGGGTAA